A DNA window from Gemella massiliensis contains the following coding sequences:
- a CDS encoding sugar O-acetyltransferase, which produces MNYKERMLAGLPYLASDDKLQKERQRAREFCFKYNNISPTEKEKRKNMIDKFFGKVGNGTVVQSPFYCDYGYNIEIGDNFFSNYSLTILDVAKVKIGNNVLFGPNVSLYTAGHPIHPVSRNSGYEYGFPITIGDNVWLGGSVTVVPGVTIGANSVIAAGSVVVKDIPDNVVAAGNPCKIIRKITAAEIDYYYKNRLFDVYDYK; this is translated from the coding sequence ATGAATTATAAAGAAAGGATGTTGGCAGGATTACCTTATTTAGCATCTGACGACAAGTTGCAAAAAGAAAGACAAAGAGCAAGAGAGTTCTGTTTTAAATACAATAATATTTCTCCTACTGAAAAAGAAAAAAGAAAAAATATGATAGATAAGTTTTTCGGAAAAGTTGGAAATGGGACAGTTGTTCAATCACCTTTTTATTGTGACTATGGGTATAATATAGAAATTGGAGATAATTTTTTTTCGAATTATAGTTTAACGATATTAGATGTTGCTAAGGTGAAAATAGGGAATAATGTATTGTTTGGGCCTAATGTAAGTCTTTATACGGCGGGGCATCCTATTCATCCAGTAAGTCGTAATTCGGGTTATGAGTACGGGTTTCCAATTACAATAGGTGATAATGTTTGGCTTGGTGGCAGTGTAACTGTAGTGCCGGGGGTAACGATAGGTGCTAACAGCGTAATTGCTGCCGGGAGTGTCGTGGTTAAAGATATACCGGATAATGTGGTAGCAGCCGGTAATCCATGTAAGATTATAAGAAAAATAACAGCAGCAGAAATCGATTATTATTATAAAAACAGGCTATTCGATGTATATGATTATAAATAA
- a CDS encoding ABC transporter ATP-binding protein encodes MNNKNPLLQFLPYLKTAKKDYLLGTIFSILNVAFGVGGVYVLSKVFDGVNGDVTTQVVKKSLVIAAGYGLILLCSGISNYIRNIYLVKGANEIYVRIQTQVYDHIQSLPIRYFDNMPAGSVVSRITSDVNQIRIFFVSTFIQIMIIAMKIIFSYIVLFYVDIRFGMYMLLLLPIMYVILKFYNKMTIGSIKGYRRKFSESNGIVNENYQNLEIIKAFNQEEAALCDWNKHNEERFGYWKSLNIVDSLLLHNITGIIRIIIFIGIVYYYAYSHFNNVFGITLGMVYLFINYTTDIIYRIADFTFSISNYVRAVGAANNIQEILKLEIEEDIEMEEIEHFQGNIEFKNVSFAYKEENYVLKDLNIDIKENQTVAFVGHTGSGKSTIMNLIVKFYEATKGKLLIGGRDIKKYSREYLRRQTAIVLQDTFLFEGTLLENITTTGNEELAKTSLKRVGGDFILKTRSLNSKVEVGGNNFSTGEKQLICLARALAKNPKILILDESTANIDSETEQIVGRAIDELKDGRTTLIIAHRLSTIKNSDMIFVLNKGKVVESGNHEELLKLNGVYRKMYETQIKG; translated from the coding sequence ATGAATAATAAAAATCCATTATTACAATTTCTACCTTATTTAAAAACAGCGAAAAAAGATTATTTGCTTGGAACAATTTTCTCAATATTGAATGTTGCATTTGGTGTAGGCGGAGTTTATGTTTTATCAAAAGTTTTTGACGGGGTTAATGGTGATGTAACAACTCAAGTAGTAAAAAAATCATTGGTAATAGCTGCAGGTTACGGTTTAATTTTGCTATGTTCAGGTATTTCCAACTATATAAGAAATATTTATTTGGTAAAGGGTGCCAATGAAATATATGTTCGTATACAAACGCAAGTGTATGATCATATTCAAAGTTTGCCGATTCGTTATTTTGATAATATGCCTGCGGGTTCTGTTGTATCAAGGATAACAAGTGATGTTAATCAGATAAGGATATTTTTTGTATCTACTTTTATTCAGATTATGATTATTGCGATGAAAATTATTTTTTCTTATATTGTCCTGTTTTATGTAGATATTAGATTTGGAATGTATATGTTGCTTTTGTTACCGATAATGTATGTTATTTTGAAGTTTTATAATAAAATGACTATTGGTAGTATAAAAGGGTATCGCCGTAAATTTTCTGAAAGCAATGGTATTGTTAATGAAAATTATCAAAATTTAGAAATAATAAAAGCATTTAACCAAGAAGAAGCGGCACTATGTGATTGGAATAAACATAATGAAGAACGTTTCGGTTATTGGAAAAGCCTTAATATCGTAGATAGTTTATTATTACATAATATAACAGGAATAATTAGAATTATTATTTTTATCGGAATAGTTTACTATTATGCTTATTCACACTTTAATAATGTTTTTGGTATAACGCTCGGAATGGTTTATCTATTTATTAATTATACAACGGATATAATATATCGTATTGCCGATTTCACATTTAGTATTTCTAATTACGTTCGTGCCGTAGGAGCGGCAAATAATATTCAAGAAATTTTGAAATTGGAAATTGAAGAAGACATTGAAATGGAAGAGATAGAACATTTCCAAGGTAATATTGAATTTAAAAATGTTTCTTTTGCATATAAGGAAGAAAACTATGTTTTGAAAGATTTGAATATTGATATTAAAGAAAATCAAACGGTTGCCTTTGTTGGACATACCGGTAGCGGTAAAAGTACGATTATGAACTTGATTGTCAAATTTTATGAGGCTACTAAAGGAAAACTTTTAATCGGAGGTCGTGATATAAAAAAATATAGTAGAGAATATCTAAGAAGACAAACAGCGATTGTTCTCCAAGATACTTTTTTATTTGAGGGAACTCTTCTTGAAAATATTACAACAACCGGCAATGAGGAATTGGCAAAAACGTCTTTAAAAAGAGTTGGAGGAGATTTTATTTTAAAAACAAGATCGTTGAATTCTAAAGTAGAAGTAGGGGGTAATAATTTTTCTACCGGAGAAAAGCAACTAATTTGTTTAGCGAGAGCTTTGGCAAAAAATCCGAAAATCTTAATTTTAGATGAATCAACTGCCAATATTGACAGTGAAACGGAGCAAATAGTAGGAAGGGCGATTGATGAACTTAAAGATGGAAGAACAACACTTATAATAGCCCATAGATTATCAACGATAAAAAATTCCGATATGATTTTTGTGTTAAATAAAGGGAAAGTAGTGGAAAGTGGAAATCATGAGGAATTGTTAAAACTTAACGGTGTTTATAGAAAAATGTACGAAACACAGATCAAAGGTTAG
- a CDS encoding DegV family protein has product MKTAFLCDSTLQVSEEFTKNYPLTIIPLEVRLDNRVYEDNITIKSEQFYEYIKKGMKPSTSQPSVGKVLEALNALKEKDYKRVVIFSISERLSGTFSSFTQAKALIKDLEIKIIDTKQVARIAGRAIEKIIKDFSNGLISYNNIEEEYNKLYKKQNVLVTVETMDFLYAGGRLGKTQFILSNMLNILPIITVKDGALLVSGKQRGIKKVIKKMCEEIKKKNPQSLIIFHTNNNNLLEKTQNIIKEIFGEIKTEIVTVSPVIGAHAGPRAIAIGYLEYED; this is encoded by the coding sequence ATGAAAACAGCATTTTTATGTGATTCAACATTACAAGTAAGTGAAGAATTTACAAAAAATTATCCATTAACAATAATTCCTTTGGAGGTAAGGTTAGATAATAGGGTTTATGAGGATAATATAACAATTAAATCTGAACAATTTTATGAATATATAAAAAAAGGTATGAAACCGAGTACCAGCCAACCATCAGTCGGAAAAGTGTTAGAAGCCTTAAATGCCTTAAAAGAAAAAGATTATAAAAGGGTAGTAATTTTTAGTATTTCTGAAAGATTATCAGGAACATTCTCATCTTTTACTCAAGCTAAAGCATTGATAAAAGATTTAGAAATTAAAATTATTGATACTAAACAAGTTGCACGAATAGCAGGACGTGCTATTGAAAAAATCATTAAAGATTTTTCTAACGGTTTAATCTCTTATAACAATATTGAAGAAGAATATAACAAACTTTACAAAAAACAAAATGTATTGGTTACCGTTGAAACAATGGACTTTCTATATGCCGGCGGTCGCCTTGGTAAAACACAATTTATTTTATCAAATATGTTAAATATTCTGCCAATTATTACTGTAAAAGACGGCGCTCTTCTAGTAAGCGGTAAACAGCGCGGGATAAAAAAAGTTATCAAAAAAATGTGTGAAGAAATTAAGAAAAAAAATCCACAGTCCCTTATTATATTCCACACAAACAACAATAATCTGTTAGAAAAAACACAAAATATAATTAAAGAAATATTCGGAGAAATAAAAACAGAAATAGTTACAGTTTCTCCGGTTATCGGGGCTCATGCCGGCCCAAGGGCAATAGCAATAGGTTATTTAGAGTATGAGGACTAA